A region from the Nymphalis io chromosome 9, ilAglIoxx1.1, whole genome shotgun sequence genome encodes:
- the LOC126770761 gene encoding serine/threonine-protein kinase/endoribonuclease IRE1 produces MKFLFIILFVVESFGVGSVVDKDRKENTELSRALDDRPLLFATLGGGMVAVEPQSGNIIWKLKDEPVVKVPNQHANLMPQFLPDPRHGFLYMYGPRGDKQMLKKLPFTIPELVANAPCRSTEGILYTGKKSDTWFMLDPLTGTREHVSGFDTSKIFNSDNDHTCEGKKRGVYIARTEYNILMHDANNENQNWNVTFFDYTSHAMGKEMLNDYGIIHFTSTSNGRIMSFDRKTGDLVWSHNFETPVVAAYLLDREGLISVPFNSIGDDTLDHIMEDASTLRNGQGIKNSNIELYPTLYIGEHNHGLYALSSLVDKNTVTISTGHTRPLLLEGPVTENQAKAERVTYEPFKNVHYQLNDLNLHVAPPYLLLGHYKVPELTTSWTPQLPNMNFLNAHLTQTNAVKLINGEVHTDTEKDGENETNLKSSSVSVSVQTEEFQEFHFRPDLWYKQAYIWLHQQENKALKVLLIILMGLVIAMFWYLRYQAREFQQLSQGGSRSSNSSTSSQGEVTGQLVELGEGEVRIGRISFYTDQVLGKGCEGTFVYRGTFDKRAVAVKRLLPECFTFADREVTLLRESDAHAHVVRYYCTERDKQFRYIALELCSATLQDYVEKKLNFECKINEVEVLRQATLGLSHLHSMDIVHRDIKPHNVLLSMPSGTGEVRAMISDFGLSKKLNIGRVSFSRRSGVTGTDGWIAPEMINGERTTTSVDMFSLGCVFYYVLSKGYHPFGDVLRRQANILTGEYNLDQLEKVLPEEEVLIAKILIRAMISARAHARPSCSAVLKYPMFWGKQSILNFLQDVSDQVESGGAAGGAAGGAAGGAAGGAALERGARRVVRGDWRAHVCGAVAADLRARRTYRGESVAHLLRAIRNKKHHYRELDVEIRESLGKLPDGFVCYWLRRFPLLLPHVWIQMQQYKQEDILQAYYPHSFTFNRDDVIEFGNDMDNEELLPSDIEKNELFLKSKVYFDENDKEKKFYRNEGSPRKRGDTVNWRSEAQQSADYRILRQDDVRMRDRHYYKKKEKKREEIPVWSLPPQ; encoded by the exons atgaagtttttatttattatattgttcgtGGTAGAATCCTTCGGTGTCGGATCTGTTGTGGATAAAGATAGAAAG GAAAATACAGAATTATCAAGAGCTTTAGATGACCGGCCTTTGCTGTTCGCCACGTTAGGGGGCGGCATGGTGGCTGTGGAACCACAATCGGGAAATATTATCTGGAAACTTAAAGACG aacCTGTAGTAAAAGTCCCGAATCAACATGCAAATCTCATGCCTCAATTTCTGCCGGATCCTCGCCACGGTTTCCTCTACATGTATGGTCCGAGAGGAGACAAACAGATGCTCAAGAAGTTACCATTCACGATACCGGAGTTGGTAGCGAATGCGCCCTGTCGGTCTACCGAGGGGATTCTTTATACAGGGAAGAAGAGTGACACGTGGTTCATGCTCGATCCTCTAACTGGGACCAGGGAACATGTCTCAG GCTTCGACACTTCGAAGATATTTAACAGTGACAATGATCACACGTGCGAGGGCAAAAAGCGTGGTGTTTACATCGCTCGCACAGAATACAACATACTGATGCACGATGCTAACAATGAAAATCAAAATTGGAATGTCACATTCTTTGACTACACCTCGCATGCGATGGGCAAAGAAATGCTGAATGATTATG GCATAATACATTTTACATCAACATCGAATGGCCGGATAATGTCATTTGATCGAAAAACTGGTGACCTCGTGTGGTCACATAACTTTGAAACGCCAGTCGTTGCCGCTTATTTGCTAGACAGAGAAGGACTTATATCTGTCCCTTTCAACTCTATAGGGGATGACACGTTAGACCATATCATGGAAGATGCTTCCACTTTAAGAAACGGTCAGGGAATTAAGAATTCCAATATTGAATTGTA TCCTACTTTATACATAGGCGAGCACAATCACGGTCTGTACGCACTGTCCTCGCTGGTGGACAAAAATACAGTGacaatatccactgggcacacGAGGCCACTACTCCTAGAAGGTCCCGTGACAGAAAACCAAGCGAAAGCGGAACGAGTCACGTACGAGCCGTTTAAAAACGTTCATTATCAACTAAACGATTTGAACTTACACGTAGCCCCACCGTATTTACTCCTCGGACATTATAAAGTACCAGAGCTGACCACATCATGGACGCCACAGCTGCCGAACATGAACTTCCTCAACGCGCATTTAACGCAGACCAATGCCGTCAAATTGATAAATGGAGAAGTTCATACCGACACCGAGAAAGACGGTGAAAATGAGACGAATTTGAAGTCCAGTTCCGTATCAGTTTCCGTTCAGACTGAGGAGTTCCAGGAGTTCCACTTTAGACCGGATTTGTGGTACAAGCAAGCGTATATCTGGCTCCATCAGCAAGAGAACAAGGCGTTGAAAGTGCTGCTTATTATCTTGATGGGATTGGTCATCGCCATGTTTTGGTATCTGCGTTATCAG GCTCGAGAGTTCCAACAATTATCTCAAGGCGGTTCACGAAGTTCGAACTCATCTACTTCTTCTCAAGGAGAAGTGACAGGTCAGCTGGTTGAGCTCGGAGAGGGGGAGGTGCGCATCGGCAGGATCAGCTTTTACACAGATCAAGTGTTAGGGAAGGGGTGTGAAGGAACATTTGTGTACAG GGGGACATTCGACAAGCGAGCGGTGGCCGTGAAGCGCCTGTTGCCGGAGTGCTTCACGTTCGCGGACCGCGAGGTGACGCTGCTGCGCGAGTCGGACGCGCACGCGCACGTCGTGCGCTACTACTGCACGGAGCGAGATAAACAGTTCAg ATACATTGCGTTAGAGCTGTGTTCAGCGACGTTACAGGATTATGTCGAGAAGAAATTGAATTTCGAATGCAAAATCAATGAGGTTGAGGTTTTACGACAGGCGACTTTGGGTCTCTCGCATTTACATTCCATGGATATTG TTCACAGAGATATCAAACCGCATAATGTTCTGCTGTCTATGCCGTCCGGGACCGGCGAGGTTCGCGCAATGATATCAGACTTTGGTCTGTCGAAGAAATTGAATATAGGACGGGTCAGTTTCTCGAGGCGTTCCGGGGTCACCGGTACTGACGGCTGGATCGCTCCTGAAATGATTAACGGAGAAAGAACG acaACGTCAGTTGACATGTTTTCTTTGGGCTGTGTGTTTTACTACGTGCTGTCCAAGGGATATCATCCCTTTGGTGACGTGCTGAGGAGGCAAGCTAACATACTTACCGGGgaatataatttggaccaaCTAGA AAAAGTGTTGCCCGAAGAAGAAGTGCTGATTGCGAAGATATTGATCAGAGCGATGATCAGCGCGCGCGCACACGCGCGGCCATCCTGCTCCGCCGTGCTCAAGTACCCCATGTTTTGGGGAAAGCAGAGCATATTGAATTTCTTGCAG GACGTGAGCGACCAGGTGGAgagcggcggcgcggcgggcggcgcggcgggcggggcGGCGGGCGGGGCGGCGGGCGGGGCGGCGCTGgagcgcggcgcgcggcgcgtggtgcgcggCGACTGGCGCGCGCACGTGTGCGGCGCCGTGGCCGCCGACCTGCGCGCGCGCCGCACCTACCGCGGGGAGAGCGTCGCGCACCTGCTGCGCGCCATACGGAACAAG aAACATCACTACAGGGAATTGGATGTGGAAATTCGTGAAAGCCTCGGGAAGTTGCCCGATGGATTCGTTTGTTACTGGCTGAGGAGGTTCCCGCTGTTGCTGCCTCATGTGTGGATACAGATGCAGCAGTACAAACAGGAAGACATATTACAGGCTTACTACCCGCATTCCTTCACCTTCAACAGAGACGACGTGATAGAATTCGGCAACGATATGGATAATGAAGAATTACTTCCAAGTGATATCGAGAAGAATgaactgtttttaaaaagtaaagtttacTTTGATGAAAACGATAAAGAGAAAAAGTTTTATAGAAATGAAGGGTCCCCTCGTAAACGTGGAGACACGGTGAACTGGCGCAGTGAAGCACAGCAAAGTGCAGATTACAGGATACTCAGACAAGATGACGTGAGAATGAGAGATAgacattattataagaaaaaggAGAAGAAAAGGGAAGAGATTCCCGTCTGGAGCTTACCTCCGCAAtag
- the LOC126770763 gene encoding ankyrin repeat domain-containing protein 27-like — MEGAYDEIISDNPFFIEFKNEYSNLFQHCISQSWIICVPRIGSLNTRVFAVEDFCAHVLVPSDELPETHYSTLTEKQVTVANKVITLEVTKGLPLQSHVLFEETFYTEDFIKYKVWCVESPLEPNTNVGDNAVTKDCLLSINDCIDLLWTQAAGRQVLDQIELNVQQFLKKHSSLPIALAPLRDAVSELYTQCLQSTLQNRRLREKCKISKHLLENIKLSVECYMQHLLFDSLFKPICTICAYEDSHLNKKIRNMCDIQLRDLDIKKELYHAVPKAKQILSKIVTYNTVLEKVLCLKQALNAINKTDNSHNIVLLTADDLLPVFVFLLIKSGLPNWYSQLKYMKEFRFSGVGNGDGDESAFLITTLEAVIEHIQSGALAGPPNPESYYYESNLTEDNLNDINQRKNSLTESISTCDTNSREETLEYVFDLIKANNFEQVQILLEKNQKHLESLQQNEESAIKLAENQDYDDEDDNDDENDVEYEMEIYQKLCHPLCSCKKCCSKISKNLLKTSPTVSSRDSHGLTPLHVASIHGRANIVEIVIDMGAKVNATDLNECTPLHYAAARGHQNALLLLLHSGASINQANIDKNTPLHLAVNNGHMNCIKALIYFAEHGRKRLQINCKNEHGNTPLHLASKWGYEGIAKLLIENGAEPSLQNSNNKTAFDYAHNLKILQVLKSSTPNLYEYIHITSTDVKTLNCKTDNPVTLKLQNLKVKNNELNNVSKTVENLKRIERIFQAISYGDVKLACFYMNIKYENYINTNNITNRSSCHPLCECQLCKKTHQTVSDYDINFSDTNGFTALHYAARYGLDELCKILILNKANINICNKKGQTPLHLASLNNKTVVIRFLLDNGADINAIDYSGNTPLHDASEVGNIGASKILLNYNPNLNMLNGSDKSAIEVAKEKLHLTIIDLIEKHTNKIK; from the coding sequence ATGGAAGGTGCCTATGATGAAATTATTTCGGACAACCCATTTTTCATAGAGTTCaaaaatgaatattcaaatttatttcaacattgTATATCCCAATCGTGGATAATATGTGTGCCTCGTATTGGAAGCCTAAATACACGAGTTTTTGCCGTTGAAGATTTCTGTGCTCATGTGTTGGTGCCTAGTGACGAATTACCTGAAACACATTACAGCACCCTCACCGAAAAACAAGTTACAGTTGCCAATAAAGTGATTACACTTGAAGTTACCAAAGGCTTGCCACTACAGAGCCACGTATTGTTTGAAGAAACATTTTATACTGAAGactttatcaaatataaagtaTGGTGTGTAGAAAGCCCTTTAGAGCCAAATACCAATGTTGGTGACAATGCTGTGACTAAAGATTGTCTATTATCTATAAATGACTGCATTGACTTGCTCTGGACTCAAGCAGCAGGCCGACAAGTACTAGATCAAATAGAACTCAATGTCcaacaatttcttaaaaaacattCAAGTTTGCCAATAGCTCTTGCTCCTTTGAGAGATGCAGTAAGTGAATTGTACACTCAATGTCTTCAAAGTACTTTACAAAACCGTAGGCTTAGGGAGAAATgtaaaatatctaaacatttacttgaaaatataaaattatctgtaGAATGTTATATGCAACATTTGTTATTCGACTCGCTGTTCAAGCCAATCTGTACAATATGTGCTTACGAAGATtcccatttaaataaaaagattagaAACATGTGTGACATTCAACTCCGAGATCTTGACATTAAAAAGGAGTTATATCATGCAGTGCCAAAAGCAAAGCAAATCCTTTCAAAAATTGTTACATATAATACTGTTCTAGAAAAAGTTCTGTGTTTAAAACAAGCCTTAAATGCCATTAATAAAACAGATAACAGTCATAATATTGTGCTGTTAACTGCAGATGACTTATTACCTGTGTTTGTGTTCTTACTTATCAAATCTGGTTTACCAAATTGGTACAGCCAACTTAAATATATGAAGGAATTCCGATTTAGTGGTGTTGGTAATGGCGATGGTGATGAAAGTGCATTTTTGATAACAACCTTAGAAGCTGTTATAGAACATATTCAATCGGGAGCTCTTGCAGGCCCACCTAATCCAGaatcttattattatgaaagtaaCCTCACAGAAgacaatttaaatgatattaatcAGAGGAAAAATAGTTTAACAGAATCAATATCAACATGTGATACAAATAGCAGGGAAGAAACTCTGGAATATGTGTTTGATCTTATTAAGGCAAACAATTTTGAAcaagtacaaatattattagaaaaaaatcaaaaacatttagAAAGTCTACAACAGAATGAAGAAAGTGCCATAAAGTTAGCTGAAAATCAGGACTATGATGATGAAGATGACAATGATGATGAAAATGACGTAGAATATGAAATGGAGATATACCAAAAACTCTGTCATCCTTTATGTAGTTGTAAGAAATGCTGCTCCAAGATATCAAAGAATCTCTTGAAAACTTCACCAACTGTATCATCAAGAGACAGTCATGGTTTGACTCCGTTACATGTTGCATCTATTCATGGTAGAGCAAATATAGTGGAAATCGTTATTGATATGGGAGCAAAGGTAAATGCAACTGACCTCAATGAGTGCACACCTTTGCATTATGCTGCAGCTCGGGGACATCAGAATGCTTTGCTATTACTTTTACATTCTGGAGCATCTATTAATCAAGCAAATATTGACAAGAATACTCCATTACACTTGGCAGTTAATAATGGGCACATGAATTGTATAAAAGCTCTTATATATTTTGCAGAACATGGTAGAAAAAGActtcaaataaattgtaaaaatgaacatggaaaTACTCCTTTGCATTTAGCTTCCAAGTGGGGATATGAAGGAATAGCCAAATTGCTAATAGAAAATGGTGCAGAACCATCTCTACAAAATAGTAATAACAAAACTGCATTTGATTATgctcataatttaaaaatactacaaGTGCTTAAATCAAGCACAcctaatttatatgaatatatccACATAACAAGTACAGATGTTAAGACATTGAATTGTAAAACTGATAATCCTGTAACATTAAAATTGCAGaatcttaaagtaaaaaataatgaattaaataatgtcTCAAAAACTGTAGAAAATTTAAAGAGGATAGAAAGAATTTTTCAAGCAATATCTTATGGTGATGTTAAGCTTGCTTGTTTTTACATGAACATTaagtatgaaaattatattaatacaaataatataacaaataggtCATCTTGCCATCCTCTCTGTGAATGTCAACTCTGTAAAAAAACCCACCAGACAGTCTCTGACTATGATATCAACTTTTCTGATACTAATGGGTTTACAGCCCTGCATTATGCTGCAAGATATGGTTTAGATGAACTATGCAAAATACTTATACTTAACAAAGCCAATATAAATATCTGTAATAAGAAAGGCCAAACACCCTTACACTTGgcttctttaaataataaaactgttgtGATTCGTTTCTTACTTGATAATGGAGCCGATATAAATGCAATTGACTATTCTGGCAACACACCGTTACATGACGCAAGTGAAGTTGGAAACATTGGTGcttctaaaattttattgaattataatccgaatttaaatatgttaaatggaTCTGATAAATCTGCAATTGAAGTAGCTAAAGAAAAACttcatttaacaataatagatttaattgaaaaacatacaaataaaattaagtaa